A genomic segment from Perca flavescens isolate YP-PL-M2 chromosome 13, PFLA_1.0, whole genome shotgun sequence encodes:
- the LOC114566263 gene encoding olfactory receptor 52N5-like yields the protein MENYTYNSYTLQLEGLIVSKESTYPVFLFFFFSYLFIIITNVGIAVLVFIDKNLHQPMYVLFCNLTLNDVLGNSIMVPRLLLDMLHPPSERIISYNECVVQAFATHMFGTTSHTVLMIMAFDRYVAICNPLRYASIMTNKMVIKLSVSAWGVALVMVGILLSLTIRLNRCRTLIQSPFCDNASLFKLSCEDVSINNAYGLAFTIVLFTSSIGCMVLTYTKITVVCLTSNNKSLNSKAVKTCSTHLIVYLIMAFSGMSNIVLHRFPQYTDLRKIISIMFPIIPCSLNPIIYGLQSKEIRRFLSNLKFKKVLPSL from the coding sequence ATGGAAAACTACACCTACAACAGCTACACCCTCCAACTGGAGGGGTTAATTGTTTCAAAAGAGTCTACGTAccctgtctttctctttttctttttctcctacCTGTTTATAATAATCACAAATGTTGGTATTGCTGTTCTGGTTTTCATTGACAAAAATCTTCACCAGCCAATGTATGTCCTTTTTTGTAACCTGACCTTAAATGACGTACTTGGAAATTCTATCATGGTGCCCCGTTTGCTTTTAGACATGTTGCATCCTCCCTCTGAGCGCATCATCAGTTATAATGAATGTGTGGTCCAAGCTTTTGCAACACATATGTTTGGTACCACTTCCCACACAGTGCTCATGATTATGGCATTTGACAGATATGTGGCCATCTGCAATCCCCTGCGCTATGCTTCCATAATGACCAACAAAATGGTGATCAAGCTGTCAGTTTCTGCCTGGGGAGTGGCCTTAGTAATGGTCGGGATTCTGCTCAGTCTGACCATACGGCTAAACCGATGCAGGACTCTGATCCAAAGTCCTTTCTGTGACAATGCCTCACTGTTTAAACTCTCCTGCGAGGATGTGTCTATTAATAATGCCTATGGCCTCGCTTTCACCATAGTTCTGTTCACAAGTTCTATAGGCTGCATGGTTCTCACCTATACTAAGATTACAGTAGTGTGTCTCACCAGTAATAACAAGTCTTTGAACAGTAAAGCCGTGAAGACCTGCAGCACTCATCTGATTGTGTATCTGATTATGGCATTTAGTGGAATGTCTAACATTGTTCTGCATCGCTTCCCTCAGTACACAGACTTAAGGAAAATTATTAGCATTATGTTTCCTATCATCCCTTGCAGCCTGAACCCCATTATTTATGGTTTGCAGTCCAAAGAGATACGAAGATTCTTGTCCAATTTGAAGTTCAAGAAAGTATTGCCATCATTGTAA
- the LOC114566264 gene encoding olfactory receptor 52D1-like, whose translation MENVTMVTPLTQPIVFELEGFDVPPGYGAFLFFLALFNYMVMLLGNCVVLCVIVIDKNLHRPMFVMVCNLVVCDLLGATAVLPRLMIHFLTGQKKIAYIPAIAQAFSVHTYGVAAQTILGVMAYDRYIAVCEPLRYHTIMTSARLHSCCALAWFIALLLIGVLFAWHVDTPLCGNTIQHIYCSNRGILSLACSPTPINNIYAQMENYTYNSLTLQLEGLIVTKTNKYPVFLFLLLAYVFILIANMGIVILILMDRGLHQPMYLLFCNLSINDVMGNSLLVPRVLADILVPPSERIIHYYECLMQAFTTHMFGTNAHTVLMIMAFDRYVAICNPLRYAMIMNGKMVIKLTVSAWGVSFVLVAILLSLTIRLNRCRTLITNPFCDNPSLYKLSCEDVFINNVYGLAFTVVLLSSSICSIILTYSKITAACLTSHSKSLNSKALKTCSTHLCLYLIMLVTGLIPIALHRFPQFPEYRKIVAILFNVVPGSLNPVIYGLQSQEILKCLSKLFHLGRVKPSF comes from the exons ATGGAGAACGTAACAATGGTAACTCCTCTCACACAGCCTATTGTGTTCGAGTTGGAGGGCTTCGATGTACCACCAGGCTACGGcgccttcctcttcttcctggcTCTGTTTAACTACATGGTCATGCTGTTGGGGAATTGCGTGGTGCTGTGCGTCATTGTCATTGACAAGAACCTGCACAGACCCATGTTCGTAATGGTTTGTAACCTGGTAGTTTGTGATCTGTTGGGGGCCACAGCGGTGCTGCCTCGCCTCATGATACACTTCTTGACGGGCCAGAAGAAAATCGCCTACATCCCAGCCATCGCCCAGGCCTTCTCTGTGCACACGTACGGCGTCGCAGCGCAGACTATTCTGGGAGTGATGGCCTATGACAG GTATATTGCTGTGTGTGAACCACTCAGGTATCACACCATCATGACATCGGCTCGGCTGCACTCCTGCTGCGCCCTGGCCTGGTTCATCGCTCTGCTGTTAATTGGTGTGCTCTTCGCCTGGCACGTTGATACCCCGCTGTGTGGCAATACCATCCAACACATCTACTGCAGCAACCGTGGTATCCTGAGCCTGGCCTGCAGTCCCACCCCTATAAACAACATTTATG CTCAGATGGAAAACTATACATACAACAGCCTCACTCTTCAGCTCGAGGGGTTAATTGTCACCAAGACTAACAAGTACCCTGTCTTCCTATTTCTGCTCTTGGCCTATGTGTTCATCTTAATTGCCAACATGGGCATTGTGATCTTGATATTGATGGATAGAGGCCTCCATCAGCCGATGTATCTCCTGTTCTGTAACCTGTCGATAAATGATGTCATGGGAAACTCTCTCCTGGTTCCACGGGTGCTCGCAGACATCCTGGTGCCCCCCTCTGAGCGCATTATTCACTACTATGAGTGTCTGATGCAAGCTTTTACCACACATATGTTTGGTACCAACGCACACACAGTGCTCATGATTATGGCCTTTGACAGATATGTGGCCATCTGTAATCCCCTGCGATATGCTATGATAATGAACGGCAAAATGGTGATCAAGCTGACAGTTTCTGCCTGGGGAGTGTCCTTTGTTTTGGTGGCCATTCTGCTCAGTCTGACCATACGACTGAACCGATGCAGGACTCTGATCACAAACCCTTTCTGTGATAATCCCTCGCTCTATAAACTCTCCTGTGAGGATGTGTTCATCAATAACGTCTATGGCCTCGCTTTCACTGTCGTCCTTCTCTCGTCctctatatgcagtataattcTCACATATTCTAAAATCACAGCAGCCTGTCTGACTAGTCATAGCAAATCTTTGAACAGTAAAGCCTTGAAGACCTGCAGCACTCATCTGTGCCTGTATTTGATCATGCTTGTCACTGGGCTGATCCCCATCGCCCTTCACCGCTTCCCCCAGTTCCCAGAGTACAGGAAGATTGTAGCCATTCTTTTTAACGTTGTTCCCGGCAGCCTCAACCCTGTTATCTATGGGCTGCAGTCCCAAGAAATACTCAAGTGTTTGTCAAAACTATTCCACCTTGGAAGAGTTAAACCATCATTTTAA